The Oreochromis niloticus isolate F11D_XX linkage group LG4, O_niloticus_UMD_NMBU, whole genome shotgun sequence DNA segment TTCTGACTTCAGGCCAGAGCCAAGTTTTTCCTGtaggaaagaaaataatttgaaGGTAACATGACACAAAGGAAATATCTTATGAATTTCAAGGTAGATGCATAATATTTTATAGTGACAACGGACTCAAAATTTACATTTAGCAGTTTAATTCAGTGCGTTTCCTTTAACCACTTTTACCCAGTGGtgtttaaaggtttaaaaaataattccATATGTCATCAGGGCCTTTTCCAGGAAGCAGGTTTAGTGAAAACTCTGGTTTGTTAATACTTAGATGAGACAAACATTTGGTTTTCTGTTTCAGGACGAGTACCAATTTTGAGTAAATGACTGAAATTAACCTGCTCACTGGCAGGCTCTCTCTGAATCCCATCCCCAATCTGTATGAAGCTTTTGAGGCAAAATACTGTTCAGTGAAGACTCATATGTTGTGTTGGAGATGATGTGTGAACTAAAGACAGATTCTAAAATAGTCTTGTAcgttagtttttttaaaatccaggTTACAGATAGTAAGTAGTAGTATCTTTGTAGATTTAAATACAGTTAAATtcacagaaatgtaaatgtcaTCAACAtttagacaaagaaaaaaaatcaaagaaaataagaaatcaaaaaaaaaaaaaaaaaaatcttattgggTCCGCCCTATATCATAAAACTGCATCTTATGTGTTTGAGCCACATCTTTATCTTAAGTTTGTACAGGTTACAGCTGAAtaattatatttcaaaataaaatgtaaatcttATGTAAATGAGGACTGAGTGGATGACTCTTGATCCTGTATTTTGGCAATGTCACACAAAGAGTTGGTGGACTGATCCCCGACTCCTCCAGTCTacgtatccttgggcaagatactgaacctcAAGTCGCCCCTgatactgaaataaaaatggagGCTCATCTTCTACCCATTCCCATGGTGAATCTTGGCATCAGAAAATGGTTATCATATGAACATACAGTGGATTGAACTAACTATGATCAAACCTCTTAGCTCAATGTTAGACTGATTTTGCTGAACCTGCTTTGTGGAACAAGGCCCAGGATAGGAAACACAATAATACTTTTATGCATCATATTGTTAATTTGCATATAGAGCAGATATGGAAAGTGAAAGCTCTCATGACTCATTGTGAAGAAATgtgagaaacacaaattaaaccTGAAGCAATGAAGAATAATCTCAAGTTTGAAAAAGATACCCCAAAGACTATTTTGGGgtacctttttttatttaagtgcTTTGAAGGTCTAAGGCATGagtggccaactccaggcctcgagagccggtgtcctgcaggttttcgatatcaccctgggtcaacacaactgaatcaacacacctgaatcaaatgattagttcattaccaggcctctggagaacttcaagacatgttgaggaggtaatttagccatttaaatcagctatgatggatcaaggacatctaaaacctgcaggacaccggctctcgaggcctggagttggccaccccTGGTCTAAGGTTTACATTTCACAGGTTGTATTCTCCACCACCGGATCAACACCCTAATAAGTGAGGGTACCTCTCGCAGAGATGTGCCCCTCGTGACTAGTGAAAGTTGCCTCTGCGGATGAGCACCTCTCCgacacagagagcacaggatCCACTTGAACGTCCTCCGCATCTCGTTGTCCCGTAGGGAATAGATGATAGGATTGACCAGAGAGTTGCACTCTGCTATGAACAAACAGTATTTCTCATAGCGGTTGGCATGACTCTCTTTACCCAACAGTCCATCCAGTAAGAGAGTCACGAGGCCAGGCGTCCAGCAAATTACAAAGGCACCTGCAGAGATGCAAACTGTTGATAAGAACTGGAAGTAAACTTCCTTTAAAGTTGTGATGTAATGACACACCAGAGTCTCTTGGGTCATATTGGTATCTTGCTTGCTTAATTTCAAGGCTAGTTGCCAGAAAGAACACATATTTGCTCAGGAGATGAGTCACCTGGAGAAAAAGTTGGATTATGACGATAAATCCATGTCAGTTTTACTTGGAAATCCTAACAATCTATCAGCTTAAAAGATCAGCAGTAATCGGGTATGATCTGACAAACAAGAGCTGCAAAACTGGTTGATAAATGGCTGGGTGTACACACACCAAGCATTATACCTAAGATCAGTGAGATAAAGCACATCAACAATAGTCAGCTTTACAGAAAACAATACTGAAAGTTCATATGAAGTGAAATTCAATAAAAGTCATTACGCTTCCCTgcaaaaatctgaaaataatGCTGCCAACGACTATGAGTATGTTAAAGTTTCGTACAATGTACGTTAGTAATTTaagagtgcttttttttttttttttttttttttacattttcaagctTATTAGAAACGAAActattccaacttcccctttgaCTGAAAAGTAAACCGCTCCTCACCCAGGACCATGGATATCGTCTTCATCAGGTTGACAACGGTCTGCTGTCGGATCTCTGTGACTTGTTGAGACGTGTTCTTACTTTGGTTCTTCACATAGATAAAGATTCGAGTATACACGGCCACCATAACGAAGAAAGTGAGCAGGTTGAGGACTGCCCAGAAGATAAGGAAGCGGCGGCTGTAGAGCGGCGCAAGGGTGGAGCAGTCCTTAAGATCACACTCACAGTTCCAAAGTGTCGGCACCAGGCCCATGATGATACCTATGGCCCAGATGCATACTATCAGCAGCACCACACGCCGCTTTGGCATAGTGCTGTGAAGCTGCATGGTGATGATGGTCTGGTGTCGCTCCACAGCGACAGCAAGGAGGTTGGCCACAGAGGCTGTCAAGCTGATGTCAATCAAAGCGCCGCGGATATACCACTGCTCCTTGGTAAGGGTTCTAGTCCACGGGCCTGTGTGCAACATCAGGTTGGCATAGGCAATACCTGCAAACAGGTCTGCTGCAGCCATGTTCCCCAGGAGATAGTAGATGGGAAAGTGAAAGCGGCGGTTCATAAAAATGGCTATCATCACCAGCAAGTTGGCCAGGAGTACAATAACACATACTGTCAAGCCCAGTCCAATGACAACATAGTCCCGTGTATTCCATCCCGTACTGATCGTCTTATTAACCGTTCTGTAGAAGAAGGTGACATTCTCGTTGTAGTAACAGGTATTCTCCACAATACTCTCTGTGGCCATACCTGCAGACACAAAGTACATGTTCAAGATGTTAACCTGCTGTCTACAAGAAGTGAGTCAACAAGGAAAGTTTTTTCAGTCTTGAGCCACATCCCATTTGCTTATATTTTTCTTGGAAAGTGGCAAATTGGATCAAaagatttattgaaatgtgtggAAACATGCATAAAAATTCAGTATATGAAGCAAAAACGGAGTCAACATTTGGAATGAACACCTTTGTTCTTCAGCACAGCTGGAACgctcttaggcaagctttcaAGTACACTTCAGGAATACTTCTCCAAGCTGTTTGGAGGAcattcagagctcttctttggatgttggctgccttttgttctgtgctCTGTctagatgatcccacactgtttCAATAATGTTTGAGGTCCAGGCTTCTGCCTGTCTAACTGTTGTCATcgactaaagaaatgagaacaaattatgtgttttcaCCACAGGCTGTTAATAACAAATGGCTACAGATCAAACTTAGAATTTGCTCAATTTTgctattttttctgtttactcaacactggttcatctcaCAAGTTAGAgacctttttatgcttgaataatTCATGTTAAGTGACTTCTTAGTTAAAGACATTCTTTTACaaagactgaactgaaagtgattCTTTGCACCCATATCACTTGTTGTAAAAACATCTCTGACGCGATTGTGCAAATAATTCCCGTATCTGAGTCATGATACACCCAGCAGTGACTTTAGACTCAAGTGTTAAAACATGGACGTCTCTGCATTGATTTAGGCCTGGACTCGATTGTTAATTGGCGTCGTCCAAGCGCAATGACCCAAAACAACATTAATAGTGAAAGTATTACAAAAGCAGTAAGACCGTGCCTACGTGCGGCTTTAGAAATCTGAAGAAAGAAAATGCGCAAGACATGTGCATTTTCTGGTTTTGTGCGCACACGCAGGGCTTTCGTTGTGAAATCAGAGTTTCAGGTGTGCGTCTAGAGTCCAAAATAGTGCTCTTTCTGAGACAACAACAGCTGGGGTTAAAGGAGATAAATCAGAAAGTAAGACATTTCCGTTAATACAGCGTGTTCAGACCTGAAGTGAAGTAAGCTATGTGTCACTAATATCCGCCCGTGTAACTTAATCTCATGTAGACTTTTaacatgtaaaataaataattaagtaAATTACGACATGAACCCTACCGTCCGTCTTAGCGTGTCCTCCATCAAGACAGGTCCGACATGAAACAGGGGGTGTTGGGTGCCATTTGAAAGGAAAACAGAAGACCCTCTGGTTATTTTCACTGTGAAGTGTTCAGCCGACCGCACATTTTCAAGCTGACGCCTTTCTGAATGAGGATCAGCTGGACCTGACGGACAGGTATCGGTGCTGCCTCCACGTACAGCTTGAAAAAATCAGACAACAGAAACTCTGTTTAGGGCTAAACATGAACTAAATTTGAAATAGCTTTGGGACCTGCTGGAGGAGTTTTGTCAGTGaggaatacaaaaaaaatgcaccGCGAATTAGAAACAGTAATGCAGAAGAAACAAACGCAGAAAAAACCCCCCTCAGCTTTCTGAGTTCAAATTCTTAATTTGTACTGAGTATAGAAAGACATTTACACCGAGGGAAAAATCACTATAGTGATAACAGCACCGTTTTTAATAACGTGGACTAAATTACCACAGTACTGCACCTTTGTTGAgagtatttgtatttaaaggtTATTTAATTTTTGCAGTATTAGAACAGTGTGAATGTTGAATCGCGAAAGTTTACTGCCCTCCAGTGGCCGCGTTCAGTGGCCGGGGTGATTATTCCTACACAATGTTGCTCCAGGCCAACAAATGAAAGTGACTCATCACGATTGTAAAATCTAATAGCTTTGTGACTTAAAATCattaagcagaagaaaaaaaagcctggAAAACAGTGACTACCTGATTTAAATCTAACGTTTAAAACAGTGCAAAACTAGTATCAAAGATGCAGATTTGCGTAAGTGGGTGGCTTTGTGCTATCCTGTGAGTTAAGAGATGTGTGAGAAGTTTGttttctgataaaaaaaaaaaaaatacatatatatttctAAGACATGTTTgatatatgttaaaaatgtttataaacCCGGAGCACAGTCTTTTCATTGTTTAAATCTAACCATGTTACATATACAGACCAATGATACAGAAAATAACACAAGTGAATCAATGGTGCTGCTCTTTAAATCACCAAAACCAGATTTCTGACAGCATTTCTCTCGCACGACCCACTGTTTTCACCAAGTTGCAAAAAAGTAGGACATTTCAGATACAGCTATAAACACACACTGccctaaaaatacaaaattctcAGTCACCTTGAATTATAGCTTTGTATCACACCAATTATATTATGTGGAGAGAGATGCAACATGTATACGCCTTTGAGCACCCTAAAACTCTGTGGAAGGTTAATCTTTAGATGCATGAGTGACTGGACCCTGCACGTTTCCATCACTGGGTCAAAAATGACCTGTGTTAGAatcagtgtgtttttattttcatttggtGTCATTTTTGGTTAAGAAGAATCATTTGTATTATATTTTAGTCTACACAAGAATCAatcattgttttcattttgtatttttcactatttttaaatttttaaaacattttgtaaattggaaagaaaagacaaaccaCCAACAtccactttgtgtgtgtgtgtgtgtgtgtgtgtgtgtgtgtgtgtgtgtgtgtgtgtgtgtgtgtgtgtgtgtgtgtgtgtgtgtcactgtccATACAGTTCCTCTCTCTTTTCACTTGTGAGACACTGTCTGTTTCTGGCTGTAATTACTTCACACAGGTACATGGCATCTGGTTAGCCCTGTCTGCTTTTTTCCTGTGGCTGAGTTGTGGCTTTTGTCACCCCACAACGTACCATTGGTTCACTGATCAGGGTTTGCAGTTGGGTGCAACCTTACAGTCGACTTCTCATGTTCGGTGTGACAAGCTCTTTTGAGAGCGCAGTGAGGAAGACCTGTCGTGCATTGGTGATACCATTCTTGAATTCAGGGTACTGACCCGTGAAAAAGGTATAAGCATTCAGGCTGGTGATGTCCAGTTGTACCACAGCACCATGGGCAGCCTCTATTTTGACATTTGCAAGTGTAGATACCAACATATCTGGTCTATGGGGTCTACACCTCCTTTGGCCTTGTTGTAGAAAGTGATcagttctgtttgtttctttctggTATTTTTATCCACCATTGATATTAATGATCACAACAACCATTCCTTTCTTTCTGACATAGCTGACCACAGTAAGGCTGCCACTGAAGCCAAACTGTGTGGTGTAAACCTCCCTGAACCTGGAAGCCTGGCAAGATGGCATGATatcataaacatgttttttgagGAATATCTGGAACATGTAGTGATAGAAAGTTTTCATTAAGAAAACAACCTCACCGGGTGATTTTATGCATCTTATGCACCTTAGCACATCAGAGTTAAGAGAGCATCTCACatagcagaaaacagatgatcaGGAGGAGGAAAGTGCAATGCTGTGGAAGACTAAGCATGAAATGTATCAATAGCAGATAAGACGAGGTGGTTGACATTAAGAGGGGGCATAGCAATGCCGACAGGATCCAGGTTGCAAGCCGTGCAAAGGTAACCCTATGGGACATAATTGAAGCAAGCTGATAATACCACCGGTTGGACTTCAATCAGCTGCTGCAAGGCACAGTGGTCTCTTTTCTATTGACTACAAGAAAAGGGCAGTTGCAATACATGTGATAATCCCAATACCAAGAGCTGAAGGAACAGCTGGAAGAAATGTGGAAAGCGACGTCCAAGTCAGATCCTGTGATAAATCCCGAGATCTGTGTAGATGAGTGTAGTAAGATACTCTTGATCTGtaataaatacacagtaaaTTTCATGTTCTAGTTGTATAGAGTAATATTAATAAGTAGGCAAAGCTATTTATTAAATGAATGATACACCAGTAATAAATAGATGCTATCTCAGTTAATATCTGAAACAGCAAACACGGTGGTAGAAGTTTATTTCTGTTATTGACAGAGGTGGTCAAATAGCATTACTTAATGTTTTTATGCCCTCTTGCGGTCATTTGTGGAACTACACTACATTAAAAAAGCATACTGTGGGTATTTCGTTCAATAACCTCTGAAGGCTGTAACGTGAccataattattttaatttttatatctTTATACTTTGAAGTATTGtaataaaagaataataataacagtaaacCAATGTGTTGTGTGAGGTGAATTTTTCAGTCGCAGGTAGAGCCCTGTATTGCTTGATTTGGATGGGAAAATGGCAGCTCTGCTACATTAAACTGGTCAATCATTAATTATCCATTAATTAGCGGAAGTGTTGGCACATTTCCTTTTTATAATGCCGTTGCTTAAGTTCCCAAATTTGACCGCAAGAGGTATTCACTTATCCCAAACTGGAAATCACTGATGATCATTTTATACAGAAGTGTGACACTATTTTGATTGATttagaagtaataaatataagTTGTTAAATAACAGTTAAATTTATACAACTAATAATTAGTCAAGATAGCGTTTTGACTGTTGTTTTTTAACACGTCAGTTTGTTTGctacatttattttgaaattacgTATAGGAAATATAggttttaaattgttatttgcGGCAACTTGACGGTTTAAAGTGCAGTAGTTCCGCGTTTTGACCGCAAGAGGGCAGTGAACGTTCACTTTTGTAAAGGACTATTTATTAACCcaaggaaaaacaaactgttATTAAGCTGCGCGTGGGAGTAACGTCCATTAATGCAGCTGGATATATCTTCgggaatttttgttttaaatgaatattGTATAATAACTAATAAAGTCACGGGGTCACAATCTTGTGCACTTCTAATGTAGTGCCTGTCCAAAGCATGGATAAATGAGAGGGCTAAAAAGGAATGCCCAAAGGTACTCAacgatataaataaatataacctGATAAGTTAAAAGTCATATTTAATTTAGTCGCTTTTATATGATTATGCTTAATACTTTATCTTTAAATTAGGTTCAGAAATGTTAGTCCCTTTTATGTTTGTATTGACGGCGAAAAGACGGGTTGAAATGATGTAGTTCATGCCTTTGACCGCCAGAGGGCAGTGaacgttattattattattattattgttgtcatagATACTGATTTAACCTTTCCTATCTTGACTAACCTAAAAGCAGTTATAACGGCGCATGTGGGCCAAGCCCCTCTAGTAAACATCTGACGTGACCTTAACTTCAGTCTTTATTAACAATTCTTATACACGTCTTCAGTCTGAGTTGTTACACAATGCGCTCGCTCTAAATTTTCCAATGTGACCACTAGAGGGCGTTTGGCATTGTGCCCAGTTTGGCATCAAGTCAGACATAATACAATAACTTCACTTCCGACAAGTACCTTCAAAATAAGACAACGTAAATTTCTATATTTTCCTACTTAATAACATTAGTAAACAGCTTGAAATAATACATTATCAGTCTGAAGACTGTATTATTACAACAAGAACCGTAAGAAAACCGCTTAGCCAATGTTTTCTGACTGATTAGCTATTTTCCAGCCTTTTTTGCTTGCCGATGTGCCCCATGTACAAAGTGCTAATCTTGACTTTGATACGTGCTTTCTGCAGGTATGTTACAAAAGCTGTCTCTTTGAGTTTTTGTTCATACCTGTGAAGTATGATGCAGAACTCTAtataaaaatgcaattttttaatgtcatAAATACAGGAGATCGCATTAGTTTTTAAACTGGGGCTTTCTTGAGACTAAATAAGCACAGCCCCATGCTCATTTAGTCTGTGTTTAGGGAAAATTAAAGTAACACATTTGTCATTCTTCATAGTAATCCTAACTATCTGCTCCCAGTTGAGACTGCTGCACACAAGCTCCATGAGATTTCAAAGAGAAAGAGACTGGAAAGGGgaaatttttgtttatttttttattttctataaaaaaaaaagaaaaaagagatgaGTTTATTCAATGATCATAACAGACTTAATCAGAGACCTCGATAGACCACTCACATACGATAATCGAGGAAAATGTCTgaacaaaacccccaaaacagaacaaatgtAACACATAATAAGATACCTGAATAAAGCAAACTCTGGGCTGAGCTGCAGGTCAGCACATTCTCCGTAAAACTCATGGCACATTATGTCCAACAGTTATTATGACAAGAAAGAAAAGGCTAAAAAGGAatgaaattttgttttttaccctTTCAAAACCAatctaataataaaattatatagtTATATATCGTGGACTTCATAGAAATTAAAAGATGTGACTCAAGCACAGAAACGAGTTCTCCTGAAGTACTCCCCCATCTTT contains these protein-coding regions:
- the lpar2a gene encoding lysophosphatidic acid receptor 2a — translated: MATESIVENTCYYNENVTFFYRTVNKTISTGWNTRDYVVIGLGLTVCVIVLLANLLVMIAIFMNRRFHFPIYYLLGNMAAADLFAGIAYANLMLHTGPWTRTLTKEQWYIRGALIDISLTASVANLLAVAVERHQTIITMQLHSTMPKRRVVLLIVCIWAIGIIMGLVPTLWNCECDLKDCSTLAPLYSRRFLIFWAVLNLLTFFVMVAVYTRIFIYVKNQSKNTSQQVTEIRQQTVVNLMKTISMVLGAFVICWTPGLVTLLLDGLLGKESHANRYEKYCLFIAECNSLVNPIIYSLRDNEMRRTFKWILCSLCRRGAHPQRQLSLVTRGTSLREEKLGSGLKSEAEALC